In Candidatus Hydrogenedentota bacterium, one DNA window encodes the following:
- a CDS encoding efflux RND transporter periplasmic adaptor subunit, translating to MTDNNRSSTGRALPYFKAAGIVLALLLALWLGYVMRGPATPPSSDHGPHHGAEAESGQQQVWTCSMHPNIRQPKPGKCPICGMDLILVTPEEGNEDAGPRSLRMSKSARELLNIQISPVQRRFVNAEVRMVGKVEYDETKLAYLTAWVAGRLDRLFVDYTGIRVAKGDHMVSLFSPELLTAQQELFAASQAFSRVSEGSPETLKNSAKATVDAARRKLRLWGLAESQIREAEQSGAFSDHVTIYAPIGGTVIERMGFEGMYVEMGDRIYTIADLSEVWVKLDAYESDLAWLHYGQKVSFGTDACPGERFAGRIAFIDPILNPVTRTVKVRVNVPNPEGKLKPEMFVRAVVLAQVAANGRVMDPELAGKWISPMHPEIVKDKPGTCDVCGMPLVRAEELGYVSAVASDSTKPLVIPASAPLITGKRAVVYVETPGTDRPTFEGREVVLGPRAGDEYIVESGLQEGEMVVTNGNFKIDSALQILAKPSMMNPEGGATPAVHEHGPANGAVSTRPSGAAPDEGEAKNAPEAFQTQLRGVFDAYLELEAALASDELEKAAAAVKRVADMLAAVDMTLLGGEAHGRWMEHLQALQPALEEAGKASDIKALRTSFAKVSDALVKPVRAFGIGEGHPVYELHCPMAFENKGANWLQADKTVRNPYFGKSMLTCGEVVGLVTGPEQYSGNE from the coding sequence ATGACGGACAACAACAGGTCGTCGACAGGACGCGCCCTGCCCTATTTCAAGGCTGCGGGCATTGTGCTGGCTCTTTTGCTGGCGCTATGGTTGGGGTATGTCATGCGAGGGCCGGCAACACCCCCTTCATCAGACCACGGCCCCCATCACGGAGCTGAGGCCGAATCCGGGCAACAACAGGTCTGGACCTGCTCGATGCACCCGAACATCCGACAACCCAAGCCCGGGAAATGCCCCATTTGCGGTATGGACCTGATTCTCGTGACGCCGGAGGAAGGAAATGAGGATGCCGGGCCTCGGTCACTCCGGATGAGCAAGTCGGCCCGGGAGTTGTTGAACATTCAGATAAGTCCGGTTCAACGGCGCTTTGTGAACGCTGAAGTCCGGATGGTGGGCAAGGTGGAATATGATGAAACCAAGCTCGCCTATCTGACCGCCTGGGTGGCGGGACGGCTCGACCGGCTCTTTGTCGACTACACAGGCATCAGGGTGGCCAAAGGTGACCACATGGTCAGCCTGTTCAGCCCTGAACTCTTGACGGCCCAGCAGGAGCTGTTCGCGGCGTCCCAGGCATTCAGTCGAGTTTCGGAGGGCTCGCCCGAGACGCTGAAGAATTCCGCCAAAGCGACTGTCGATGCGGCGCGTCGCAAGCTGCGGCTTTGGGGTCTCGCGGAGTCCCAGATCCGCGAAGCCGAGCAGTCGGGTGCTTTTTCCGACCACGTAACGATATATGCTCCCATCGGCGGGACGGTGATTGAGCGAATGGGCTTTGAGGGGATGTATGTGGAAATGGGCGACAGGATTTATACCATCGCGGACCTCAGCGAAGTCTGGGTGAAGCTGGATGCGTATGAATCGGACCTCGCATGGCTCCACTATGGACAAAAGGTTTCGTTTGGGACGGACGCATGCCCGGGGGAACGTTTCGCGGGCCGGATAGCCTTCATTGATCCGATACTGAATCCGGTGACACGCACGGTGAAGGTGCGTGTGAACGTGCCCAATCCGGAAGGAAAGCTGAAGCCGGAGATGTTTGTACGGGCTGTTGTTCTCGCACAAGTAGCCGCCAATGGCCGGGTGATGGACCCGGAATTGGCCGGGAAATGGATCTCGCCGATGCATCCCGAGATCGTGAAGGATAAACCCGGGACCTGCGACGTATGCGGGATGCCTTTGGTACGGGCGGAGGAATTGGGGTATGTTTCCGCAGTTGCGTCAGACAGTACCAAGCCTCTGGTTATCCCTGCTTCGGCGCCGTTGATCACGGGCAAGCGCGCGGTGGTTTACGTCGAGACACCTGGAACTGATCGGCCCACATTCGAAGGGCGCGAGGTGGTGCTCGGCCCGCGTGCGGGAGATGAGTACATCGTCGAGAGCGGGCTTCAGGAAGGCGAAATGGTCGTCACGAACGGAAACTTCAAGATTGACAGCGCCCTTCAGATCCTCGCAAAGCCCAGCATGATGAACCCGGAGGGCGGAGCCACGCCCGCAGTTCATGAACATGGTCCGGCGAACGGTGCTGTGAGCACCCGGCCTTCGGGCGCCGCCCCTGATGAGGGAGAGGCCAAGAACGCGCCCGAGGCGTTCCAGACACAGCTTCGCGGCGTGTTTGACGCTTACCTAGAACTTGAGGCTGCGTTGGCATCGGATGAGCTGGAGAAGGCTGCCGCCGCGGTGAAACGCGTCGCGGACATGCTTGCCGCTGTAGATATGACCCTGCTTGGGGGCGAGGCGCACGGGCGCTGGATGGAGCATTTGCAAGCACTCCAACCGGCTCTCGAAGAAGCTGGAAAGGCCAGCGACATAAAGGCCTTGCGTACGAGCTTTGCAAAGGTGTCCGACGCGCTGGTCAAGCCTGTTCGCGCTTTTGGGATTGGCGAGGGCCATCCGGTCTATGAATTGCACTGTCCGATGGCGTTTGAGAACAAGGGAGCCAACTGGCTCCAGGCGGATAAGACGGTGCGCAACCCCTATTTTGGCAAGAGCATGCTCACTTGCGGCGAGGTGGTGGGCCTTGTGACGGGTCCCGAACAGTACTCAGGGAACGAGTAA